Sequence from the Ailuropoda melanoleuca isolate Jingjing chromosome 10, ASM200744v2, whole genome shotgun sequence genome:
catTGTGGCAAAATCCCACATTTCTGActgtctgcccctcccatcctttCTCTGGACTCTAGCACTGATACAGTTCCCTCCTATGTTCACTTTTCATCCAACTTGGTTACCAAAATTTTAAGGTGTCGATGTTTCTACAAAAACTATTTTGAATCCTAAAGGTATGTCCATTCTTTCACTAGTACCTCTTACTACTTTAGATGTTAAAAATGAAGAACTAAATTGAAAAAGATCCATACTGGCCAAGCCAGCTTCATAGCAAATTACTAAGTAGCCAGATTTCTGAGTGGAAAAGCAAGATTCACTCTAGTGTTGGTTCAAAATTGGGATCACTGTTCACCCGCCACTAGTTTTTTGTGAACTGTATTAAATTAGCAATAGCTATTCTTTAAAAGTCCTCTTAACATGATCTTATAAATAATCTCAGAAGCCTGTAACAAAGAGAAGCCTTGATGAAGTGTTTAGACTGCATTACTCAAAAGAATTCTCATGAAATCTCTGAGCATTCCTGTTAACCCCATTTTTCCTATTAGTGTGCTCAACTGTTACACACAGCAGAGCCACGTTACCCTTTAAGGGTTTTAGTGGCTTACTTTATTCAATTCTTTCATGATCATTTGCGAttcttaaaatcaattaaaaatactaatgccAAAAGAACATGTTTAtgatatataaaaagagaaagcagagcacACTATATATACGTACCTATGTATTAGAGAGGCTTTGTTAAAACAAGAGACCAGCTGAAATTGGCTTACATAAATAGCAATAGTATAAAAGGGCTCAGAGAAAAGAGCTTGCTCCAAACCAGAGGTTTTGTTCCATGTAGTTTTGCACAGTAAGAACAGCATTCATTAAAGGAGTTAAAGACAGGAAAAAGTGGACAAGACAGATGGGGACACATGCACAAATCGGGATGAATAAACCATTAACTACCTTTCTAACTCTAAAATCCCAGGCTTAAAAATTTTGGAGGGGATTTATTTAGTGCTCTTCATTTGGCATTCTGAGACTAGCAAAGGAGTTATTCTTAGGCCCCTGATCATTAAGGCTCTGTAATATCCTTGGCACACTCAAGCAGCTGGTTATTGGAAGGATACTATCTTCCAAGCCTATAGtagttcaaaaattattttcctcccTTAAAAATGTTGACGTCGCTGGTTTCCAGGAAGTTTGCAAAATTTAAcgtcaagctaaaaaaaaaagttacttcatCTTATCAACTCAAACACTATAATGTGCAAGGCATGGTTTGGCTTCCGGAATATAAACCCCACATTCCTTTTGAGGCCCTCTCAGTCCATTGAGGAAGACAACCAGAGCCCACAGAAAACAACTGGAGTGTCCTCACAGCATATTCAGTGATGTTATTCCACTTNctcccactccccctgcttgtgctccctctctcgctggctgtctctatctctgtcgaataaataaataaaaaatctttaaaaaaaaaaaaaatgttgacgtATCGCTGGTTTCCAGGAAGTTTGCAAAATTTAAcgtcaagctaaaaaaaaaagttacttcatCTTATCAACTCAAACACTATAATGTGCAAGGCATGGTTTGGCTTCCGGAATATAAACCCCACATTCCTTTTGAGGCCCTCTCAGTCCATTGAGGAAGACAACCAGAGCCCACAGAAAACAACTGGAGTGTCCTCACAGCATATTCAGTGATGTTATTCCACTTTGGGTGcatatgggggtggggaggcaggcacTGTGAgggaagagtttaaaaaaaaaaaaaaaaaaggcaagataaTTCTTGAACAGTGGGTAGGAAACTGAGACaggcaaaggaggaagaaaactcCAGCCAGACGAAAACAGCTGAGAGTAGAAgacacgaaaaaaaaaaaacaaaacacggaGATAGATAGACCATGGCCTTTCCAGGGTCCAGCAAAAATAGGTGAGTCTTAACATGTGATGTCCCACTCCTCTCTACATGGCAGGGCTGAGTTGGACTAGTTAGGCTTGAGTACCCAAGGGTGGACTGAACCTTCACAGGCAGTGGAATTTCCTGGTCAAAGTAGTATCAGACATCAAAAGTTAGAATTTTTAAGGATCAAATAAATACAAGcaactagcacagtgcctggcaggtaCTTCTTACAATTTCTTTTAAGCCTTTAATTTCATTAAGCAGCCCATTCAGCAACCTTATTTAGGCTTGAGTTAAGCTGTTTGGGTACAGGAAGATGGATTAGAGGGAGCAGGTTTGGGGAGTGTCTTGTGGTGGAAATTACAGGGTTCAGGCAATCACAGAAAGGACAGACAGTAGAAAGAGTAAGGGAGGAGTTAAAACCTCAGGCCTACTTAAGGCCAGTAGAGGATGGAGCTTAAAGACCAGGCTGCAGATGAAAGATTGGTTTCAATTTAAGAGCGCAATGGCCACAGATAATGAATTCTGGAAAACTGTCCTAAGAGTGTACTGCTGTTAAATGGAAGGTCAGTTGAGAGTAAAATCAAAGGCCAGGAGCCTACCTCAGTAAGGAAACTGACCTCACATGATGAAGTTTAAGTCCTGGGTGCTAGAGTCCTCAAATGAATGTGGGCGATATGATCCTGATCTGGGGTCCTGATTAGTACAAAAGGGTAGCCTAGCTGGAGTACCTCAGAGTAGAAGTGGTAGTAGGTGttgtgtggggtggggtgtggtgggGCTGTGAGGGGCACAACAGACACCTTCAACCCCAGTGACCGAGCCCTTTAAAGGAAAGTTGGTTTCATTTAACTTAACACACTTAATTTTGACAAACATGTAACAAGCTTAACTCAGTCCTGAATGGCTTTCATGATGTCAACAGCATCTGTGACACCCACATTAATCTCTTTAAATCCTTTCTTTAAATACTAAAAGTTGCATTAAAAACACTCAGTGAAGTGTTTTTGCATACTGTCCCAACGGCCCAGTCTGGAAATCCTGACAGGGCATGGACACAGGAGGTTCATAGAGGTAGCTGCTAACGTAGATACTTTCCTTTCTCACTACTAACAGTCCAGGGGTACCCAGGACCACCCTCAGACTGGAGCtggtctcttctccttcttccagcCACTGTCATCTTGATCCCTGTCTATACTGCCTTGTTTCTGAGGTACCCTTCTTAACCTAACTCCCCAAACCCTTTCAATAGCTTTTCATTACCTACGATAACTTCCTGAACCACAGCCACAAAGGAAGAGCCCATCAGAGTCTAACCTATGCTCCTGGCCCTCCTGCTGTTTGCTCTTGTCAACAGGGCAGACTCAGCAGGCCACAGACGCTCACGGCTGTGTGCTTTAGCTGGCACTTTATCAAGGAATTTAACATTGCTTTATCAGGGTTTCAAGAAAGACAGAACCATAAACAACTCACAATTTCTCATTGCTAAAATTCAAGTCCAAACTTCTAATTACTCTCTTTGTTTAAGACCCTTTTCGATTTTTTTCAACCTGTTCTCCATTAATTAATcctgatttcttatttttggcCACCTACTACCAGCCCACTGATGAAGTCTACCTACCATGTTTACTTCATCATTTTGTATATTTGGTGCAGCTAATACTACAGGCTCAAAGGctattttaaatgaggaaatggaaaggGGAAGAGACATGACACACTTCCTTCAAATAACACAAACATTCGACATTTGAAAAGTTTACTGAAAACTTTTATTGTAATCAAAAAGTGACATAACGGGGTTGTAATGAATTCAGCAAATCATTCTGCTGATATTTTAGAACTGATACCAGCTTTTGccaggcaattaaaaaaattcaaatgtgaaAATTTCACAGTACAGTAAACTCCACCCCAACTAATTAATGGTGGTTAAAAATAATAGGCCCTAGCAAAACCTCTCATGTTACATGGTCACAACTCACAATTCTGTACAAAAGTTCGTGTTATAAAGCTCTGatgtaaaaatcaaataatcaagCAGCAATATTTTAAGTGCAGCACAGGGTCTTCCATATCATTATTTACAAGGCTTGAATCTCTTTACATTATAACAAAATTTAATACAGATGACTTAGTAAttaagtcaattttttaaaatctgtccttTTATACAGGGACAGATTTCACTTTTTGGtcatctttctccttctccttttctttatctttgctcttctttgacttcttcttcttgtgtttgtgtttttggcttttttccaaTTCTACTTCAGTGCCTGCGTGCTTCTTATGcttcttatgttttttatgtttcttgtgctttttcttttccttcttcttcttcttcttcttgctgTCCTGACTCTCTGCAGAGCTGGCACTACTGCTGTGGCTTCGGGTTTGGCTTCCAGAAGGGCTATGACTTCTACTTGGACTAACGCTAGGGCTGCTTTGACTCTGGCTCCTGGCCGTGCCTATCTGGCCGCCTGCTGCTGGGTCCAGGCTGTCTTTTGCTTTCTCCACGACTTTATCTTTCAATTCCTTAGAAACTTTTCCTGAAGTTTCCTCCTCTTTTACAGACACATTGCTTTCACTGTCACTTTCATTATAGTCTGGTTCAAAAGCAGCTTCGTCAGTTTCTCTAGTTAAGTCGGAGGAAAGTCGGGAGGAGTGACTTAACTGCGGTTTCGGCTTGACCGCATTCTTGTCAGTCTGCCCAGGAACTTGCTCTTTTTCAGTCTGTGGGTCTGGTGGGTTAAGCACATACGGTGGTAATTTATTGCCACTGGACTCTTTATTGTTCCTTGCTTCTAACATGTGCTTCTCACGATCTTTACAAGGATTTTTATCTACAGGTTTTGTCTCTTCACTTGGGCGCTTAGTATCATAAGTGGCTCTTTGATCATGAGGTTTTTTGTCTCTTGAGGGACTGGAATTGCTCTTTTTGGGATCTCCTGTTCCTTTTTTGGGCaaatctctctcctcccttggctTAGCTTTCTGTCCAGACACAGAATCTTTACTTCGAGAAGGAGAgtcttttcttcttaattcatTCCTTTCATCTCTACGTTTGGAACTTGAGTAATCTCTGCTGTCATAGTCGGGTTTTTTGTCTCTGTTGGGGGTAAAGTCTTTAGTTGAAGAACCTCGAACGGAATCATGCTTATCTGAAGTTCTCGTCTCTTTGGAAGGTTGagacagacttttaaaatttccctgCTCATTCAGACGGTCCAAGTTACTATCCTTCTCTGGCTGAGCgctgttcttcctcttctcagGGTTTTCCTTCTCTAACACCGAATGATCTCGATCTTTGGTCTTCCCCTTTTCACTGGATGCAGAGTTTTTTGAACTTTTGATCTCATGCTGTATAAGTTCATGGCTCACTTCCTTGGTGAGTTTCTGAATTTTCTCTGATGACTCGCTTTCTTTTTCGGTATACTTGACTGTATTTAATGGTTTAGTGCTAACATTTTTAATAACACTGGCGGGTTTTCCTACACTTGGTATAGGCTGTGTGGTCTTAACATCTTCTTCTTCAGATTCAAAGTCATCTTTATCCCATTTGGACTGAGGAACCTGAATCATAATAATAACATCTTCAGCAGGAGTTGTATTGTCATTATTATACTCTTCCATAGTTTTAATGACAGTTCGTTTTGtatctgttttttcttcagatttccgCACAGGACTGCCTCCAGTTGAGCTcgtactaaaaaaaaattaaaaaattgttaatttatGATGAATTTAATGAAGAATTTACTAGTGAACactgataaatataaaaaggCTAAATTAAACATAAATGTCCTTTTAACTCTCAAAAGCCAATGGCCCTACTCTGATGgagattaaatgattaaaatgtaggattgtgtaaaaaaaaaaaaatgtggctcaCCCACAAAATCTACTTACAACCTTCAACTCCTTTCTTTAAGGACAAGAATAAACCAGCCTAACCCCTTCTTAATTAACATACCATGCTTTAGAAGCACAAGCACtgacaaaatgaaattctttcccaaaacacacacccacacccaagCACCCATAATCAGTCACCTGGTATAATCCACAAGTGTTGAGCTGGATCCGTCAGCTCCAGCTACTTTGCGTCTGACCtttcctttgactttttcttGTTTAACCTTGCTAGATGTTGACTCCAATTTTTCAGAGGGTTCTTTTGTATTAGATACATTTTCTGTACTTCCAATTTTTTTACCAGTTTCTCTGTTGAGCTTGATTTTTTTGGCTGGAGCAGATGATGATGAAATTTTGTCTTTCTCAGGGGTCCTATCCATCTTTTCAATATCAGGTTCCATTTTGCGCTTTGGTGATGGTTTCACTATTTCAGTCACTTCTAGTTTAGAGATTTTCATTGAAGAGGATTCAAAATCTTTGTCTACAcccttttcttcagtttttctttttcgtTTTTCTCCCTTGCTGTCAGGTGGCTTACTTTTCTCACTAGGCTTCTTggccttttcttccttattagtTGGCTTTTCTGATTTGACATCTTTGGAGTAATCCTtcttcactttttcctctttGACTGGTTTTGTCTCTTGGTGTTCTTTTGTCGACTTAGAGTGAGCTTTCCTGGGGGTACCAAtgatcttttcatctttttgggAGGAAGATGATGATTTAGCACTGTCAGTCTTTGGAGTCTcctctttggtttttttaagtgGAGGTTCAGATCGAGGAGATTTTTCACGCTCTCCGTCTAGTTTTTCTTGAGGTCCCTTAGCAGGTTTTGCAACGTTTTCCTTTTTGGACACAGTAGAACCATCATTTTTCCGTTTGGTCTTATCACCTTTCgcttttggtttgtctttctccctcttgtcTTTTTCAGACACGGATTTAAAAGTGATAGATTCTGCATCCATTGGTTCATCTCTAACAGGCGTAGCATCATCTCGACTTGGGAGAACAAACAACgagtctgttttattttcttcaccacTTGTAGGTTCTCTTGATTTCCTAGAAGTTTCTAATAATTCAGGGTTTAGAAAGCCTTCActttcctccccctttcttcttttcctatgtttcttatgtttgtttcctttaccaTCTCCTGGAGCATTTtcactctccttctcttttgACTTTGTGTTGTCCTTCTGATTGTGACTGTCTCTTGTTGAAAGCTTTTCTGGATAGTTGCCACCTAAATTTCGACTCCTATGACTTTGTCCACCAGCATAATCTTCTCTGCGGCCTCTTGTGAAGGGAGAATTCCTGATATTAAGAGGCAAAAACCTCTCTGGAGAAAAGGTCTCTCTATTTGTTGATGGTCTAGGCTGTGCTCCAGTAGCATAAcctattttataatacttttcatACCACTCTCTatattttctctcccattctcGGTAACGCTCTTTTTCAAATGGGTCTCTAAAGTCAACACTCCTCCCATAATAAGCTTTCATGTCATAAGGTGGCGGAActtctctgtatctattaaaatatTCACGTTCTGTTTCCCCTTGAGGCACATTACGTTTATTGGGAGATTGTCCCCTAAATGCTTGAGGAGATCTTGACCGTGAATGGTATCGTCTATATGGGGGTGACCTTGACCTAGATCGATGATATCCATGAGATCTAGACCGTGAACGGTAATTTCGGCTCTTGCCTCTGCCTCTTCTGGGGTATGGAGGTGATCGTGAATAGGAACGAGAGTGGGAGCGGCTAAATGATCGAGAATAAGAACGTGAACGTGTTGAACCAGATCTTGACTTAGAATAAGTATACGAACTTCTTGAATATGATGAACCACTATAGGGAGATTTagacctaaaaacaaaaacaaaacaatagttgatagttgagaaatatatataaaataaaatacagactcaGATTCTAGCACGCTCTCCTCACGGTTCCATCTTTCTTTATATCAAATTTCATCTTAGATGATTAAAGAGGCACAGTGACCTCTACTGGAATGGAATAAAGTACACAAAGATCAGAGCAATAACTTGTTgcaaaacaaaagtgaaatctTGACAATTAGAGTGAAGCGCATTAATGTACCGTGAGTTATATGAGCTAATATTAAACAAAATgccaattaaatttaaattttacttcctaTCTGGTTATTTTAAGTAGGAATAATTTCTTTGTCCTACGTTGGCCAATAGTCTAGCTTTGAAAGGAACCACATTTCAAATATAAGCTTTAAAAAGTAAGTCTTTTAAACAAACTTCCAGGGaatttttataattcagtttTTCTATCGATAAAGCAATCTGTATCTACCACTACTTCATTAATTACACAGGTTAATGTTCCAGCAAGAAGCTGTAGCCTCAGGTAAAAGGGTCCTCAGAAATGTTCTTTGGCTattcctctatttctttccttccacaaacATTTCCCAATTATTTCATGCTACAAATACTTTGAGGGACAAGGGCAATTTAATCCCCATAACTGCTAGTTCTACACAATAGAATTTACATTGAGacattatttcaaaaaacagataTTGGGAAGTAAGCTACATGTCCATTTCTATAAACCTAGACCGAATCAGAAAAATTCCGTAAGTGCAATGTTATTTATATCCATAGCTAATCCCTGGATATTCAAAGTCCCATTTGTAATTCTGTTGTGAAGGCTTGCAAAACACTAACCTGGAAAATGAGCGCCTACGCTCCTTTTGAATCTTTTTGTATTCCATCAATTCCTTAGCAAAATCATTTGTAAACTCATCTAGcttggactttttcttttccctagtaaaataaagttaaagagTGAAAGTTAACAAAAACCATTTAAGAAAACTAACAAGACAAATGTAATCAGatcatgaatgaaatgaatgaaattgccattagttttccattttaaaactattaataaCTAAGAATCCCTGAGGAAGTTGCTTGTATGGCTTTGGTTTAATTTTTAGGTGATTTTTCTTGTACTAACTGGAAACActagaaaatgtttccaaagatACCTGGTTTAATGTTACATCAGAAAATGAAAGTGTAtgagaattgcaaattaaaacactcACTCTTCTTTTAGCCGTCGTTGCTCTCTATAGAATTCTTCCCTGGACAACGGGGGTGCTTGTGTTGTTGGGATGGTATTTGAGTGAGCTGTCTGCACTCCTGACGATACCCAAGTTGTCGATAAATTGGCCGGAGCTGGAGGAAAGCCTGGAGGAGGGACACTATAGCCAGCAGGTGGTGGCTGGccaggaggaaactgaggagaAAACTGTGGAGGAGGCACacctggagggagaggaagtgtATGGGGTGGGGGCGGGTACAAAGGAGGGGGTGGCACGGGCACAAAAACTGGCGTTGCTGGTAGCGACGGTCCTTGAGTTCTCTGTGATCTTTCGCTGTGGTGTCGTCCGCGGTTTATACTTCTGGAGAAATAAATTCCGAGATATTATTCCTTCAAACAAAAACCACCCAAGACACGACAAAGTAAGCTTGTCTTTTCTATCCATAATCATCTTCAAACTTACAAACGATGGAATAGAATTAACTATTCAAATAAGCATAGGAACTTAGTTatctgaaaacagaatttttaaggCCACTTGGGGACTGAAATGATACAAGTTTACAGGGCCTTCTCTCTACGGAGACGCTATATTTACAAGGTCTCTTTTGTGAAGCTCAATTCATTATCTACTTCACAACGATCTTTTGTGACTTCCTAATCTGTCATTTAAAGGAACTGACAAGGTTAATGCCTCTCTGACCGAGGCCTCCCCAAAATGCCTTCCAGACCAAAACTTTCGATGAAGAAAAACCACTTCCTGTAATCCTTTGAGGTAGGAAGTGTGGAAAGGATCCTTCTAAGTAGTACTTCAAAAATACCTAGAACTtaggtatttataattttgtatttcacCTGACATTATATGCATCATGAGCATTTCCCGATGTCATTAAAATGTCTTTAGAAACACagttttaaggggtgcctgggtggttcagtcagttaagcttctgcctttggctcaggtcagatatcagggtcctgggatcaagccccatatccggctccctgctcagtggggagtctgcttctctctctctgaccctcctccctgcttgttacctgccctcccccaccacaaAGAGTTTTAAATGGcttcatagttttattttgtttttgcatttaaagtactttttattaatttgttacattttttattttttatttttatttttttatttttttttttaagattttatttattcattcgacagagacagagacagccagcgagagaaggaacacaagcagggggagtgggagagaaagaagcaggctcatagcggaggagccatgtggggctcgatcccacaacaccgggatcacgccctgagccgaaggcagacgctcaaccgctgtgccacccaggcgcccctggttacattttttaaaaaactgggagtacagttgacacaca
This genomic interval carries:
- the RBBP6 gene encoding E3 ubiquitin-protein ligase RBBP6 isoform X1, encoding MSCVHYKFSSKLNYDTVTFDGLHISLCDLKKQIMGREKLKAADCDLQITNAQTKEEYTDDNALIPKNSSVIVRRIPIGGVKSTSKTYVISRTEPVMGTSKAIDDSSASISLAQLTKTANLAEANASEEDKIKAMMSQSGHEYDPINYMKKPLGPPPPSYTCFRCGKPGHYIKNCPTNGDKNFESGPRIKKSTGIPRSFMMEVKDPNMKGAMLTNTGKYAIPTIDAEAYAIGKKEKPPFLPEEPSSSSEEDDPIPDELLCLICKDIMTDAVVIPCCGNSYCDECIRTALLESDDHTCPTCHQNDVSPDALIANKFLRQAVNNFKNETGYTKRLRKQLPPPPPPRPLIQRNLQPLMRSPISRQQDPLMIPVTSSSTHPAPSMSSLTSNPSSLAAPVPGNSSSTPAPVPDITATVSISVHSEKSDGPFRDSDSKILPAAALAPEHSKGASSIAITALMEEKGYQVPVLGTPSLLGQSLLHGQLIPTTGPVRINTARPGGGRPGWEHSNKLGYLVSPPQQIRRGERSCYRSINRGRHHSERSQRTQGPSLPATPVFVPVPPPPLYPPPPHTLPLPPGVPPPQFSPQFPPGQPPPAGYSVPPPGFPPAPANLSTTWVSSGVQTAHSNTIPTTQAPPLSREEFYREQRRLKEEEKKKSKLDEFTNDFAKELMEYKKIQKERRRSFSRSKSPYSGSSYSRSSYTYSKSRSGSTRSRSYSRSFSRSHSRSYSRSPPYPRRGRGKSRNYRSRSRSHGYHRSRSRSPPYRRYHSRSRSPQAFRGQSPNKRNVPQGETEREYFNRYREVPPPYDMKAYYGRSVDFRDPFEKERYREWERKYREWYEKYYKIGYATGAQPRPSTNRETFSPERFLPLNIRNSPFTRGRREDYAGGQSHRSRNLGGNYPEKLSTRDSHNQKDNTKSKEKESENAPGDGKGNKHKKHRKRRKGEESEGFLNPELLETSRKSREPTSGEENKTDSLFVLPSRDDATPVRDEPMDAESITFKSVSEKDKREKDKPKAKGDKTKRKNDGSTVSKKENVAKPAKGPQEKLDGEREKSPRSEPPLKKTKEETPKTDSAKSSSSSQKDEKIIGTPRKAHSKSTKEHQETKPVKEEKVKKDYSKDVKSEKPTNKEEKAKKPSEKSKPPDSKGEKRKRKTEEKGVDKDFESSSMKISKLEVTEIVKPSPKRKMEPDIEKMDRTPEKDKISSSSAPAKKIKLNRETGKKIGSTENVSNTKEPSEKLESTSSKVKQEKVKGKVRRKVAGADGSSSTLVDYTSTSSTGGSPVRKSEEKTDTKRTVIKTMEEYNNDNTTPAEDVIIMIQVPQSKWDKDDFESEEEDVKTTQPIPSVGKPASVIKNVSTKPLNTVKYTEKESESSEKIQKLTKEVSHELIQHEIKSSKNSASSEKGKTKDRDHSVLEKENPEKRKNSAQPEKDSNLDRLNEQGNFKSLSQPSKETRTSDKHDSVRGSSTKDFTPNRDKKPDYDSRDYSSSKRRDERNELRRKDSPSRSKDSVSGQKAKPREERDLPKKGTGDPKKSNSSPSRDKKPHDQRATYDTKRPSEETKPVDKNPCKDREKHMLEARNNKESSGNKLPPYVLNPPDPQTEKEQVPGQTDKNAVKPKPQLSHSSRLSSDLTRETDEAAFEPDYNESDSESNVSVKEEETSGKVSKELKDKVVEKAKDSLDPAAGGQIGTARSQSQSSPSVSPSRSHSPSGSQTRSHSSSASSAESQDSKKKKKKKEKKKHKKHKKHKKHKKHAGTEVELEKSQKHKHKKKKSKKSKDKEKEKEKDDQKVKSVPV
- the RBBP6 gene encoding E3 ubiquitin-protein ligase RBBP6 isoform X2, translating into MSCVHYKFSSKLNYDTVTFDGLHISLCDLKKQIMGREKLKAADCDLQITNAQTKEEYTDDNALIPKNSSVIVRRIPIGGVKSTSKTYVISRTEPVMGTSKAIDDSSASISLAQLTKTANLAEANASEEDKIKAMMSQSGHEYDPINYMKKPLGPPPPSYTCFRCGKPGHYIKNCPTNGDKNFESGPRIKKSTGIPRSFMMEVKDPNMKGAMLTNTGKYAIPTIDAEAYAIGKKEKPPFLPEEPSSSSEEDDPIPDELLCLICKDIMTDAVVIPCCGNSYCDECIRTALLESDDHTCPTCHQNDVSPDALIANKFLRQAVNNFKNETGYTKRLRKQLPPPPPPRPLIQRNLQPLMRSPISRQQDPLMIPVTSSSTHPAPSMSSLTSNPSSLAAPVPGNSSSTPAPVPDITATVSISVHSEKSDGPFRDSDSKILPAAALAPEHSKGASSIAITALMEEKGYQVPVLGTPSLLGQSLLHGQLIPTTGPVRINTARPGGGRPGWEHSNKLGYLVSPPQQIRRGERSCYRSINRGRHHSERSQRTQGPSLPATPVFVPVPPPPLYPPPPHTLPLPPGVPPPQFSPQFPPGQPPPAGYSVPPPGFPPAPANLSTTWVSSGVQTAHSNTIPTTQAPPLSREEFYREQRRLKEESKSPYSGSSYSRSSYTYSKSRSGSTRSRSYSRSFSRSHSRSYSRSPPYPRRGRGKSRNYRSRSRSHGYHRSRSRSPPYRRYHSRSRSPQAFRGQSPNKRNVPQGETEREYFNRYREVPPPYDMKAYYGRSVDFRDPFEKERYREWERKYREWYEKYYKIGYATGAQPRPSTNRETFSPERFLPLNIRNSPFTRGRREDYAGGQSHRSRNLGGNYPEKLSTRDSHNQKDNTKSKEKESENAPGDGKGNKHKKHRKRRKGEESEGFLNPELLETSRKSREPTSGEENKTDSLFVLPSRDDATPVRDEPMDAESITFKSVSEKDKREKDKPKAKGDKTKRKNDGSTVSKKENVAKPAKGPQEKLDGEREKSPRSEPPLKKTKEETPKTDSAKSSSSSQKDEKIIGTPRKAHSKSTKEHQETKPVKEEKVKKDYSKDVKSEKPTNKEEKAKKPSEKSKPPDSKGEKRKRKTEEKGVDKDFESSSMKISKLEVTEIVKPSPKRKMEPDIEKMDRTPEKDKISSSSAPAKKIKLNRETGKKIGSTENVSNTKEPSEKLESTSSKVKQEKVKGKVRRKVAGADGSSSTLVDYTSTSSTGGSPVRKSEEKTDTKRTVIKTMEEYNNDNTTPAEDVIIMIQVPQSKWDKDDFESEEEDVKTTQPIPSVGKPASVIKNVSTKPLNTVKYTEKESESSEKIQKLTKEVSHELIQHEIKSSKNSASSEKGKTKDRDHSVLEKENPEKRKNSAQPEKDSNLDRLNEQGNFKSLSQPSKETRTSDKHDSVRGSSTKDFTPNRDKKPDYDSRDYSSSKRRDERNELRRKDSPSRSKDSVSGQKAKPREERDLPKKGTGDPKKSNSSPSRDKKPHDQRATYDTKRPSEETKPVDKNPCKDREKHMLEARNNKESSGNKLPPYVLNPPDPQTEKEQVPGQTDKNAVKPKPQLSHSSRLSSDLTRETDEAAFEPDYNESDSESNVSVKEEETSGKVSKELKDKVVEKAKDSLDPAAGGQIGTARSQSQSSPSVSPSRSHSPSGSQTRSHSSSASSAESQDSKKKKKKKEKKKHKKHKKHKKHKKHAGTEVELEKSQKHKHKKKKSKKSKDKEKEKEKDDQKVKSVPV